In [Phormidium] sp. ETS-05, the genomic window GGCGAATGGCCATTCGCCCCTACTACGAACCTATGAAAGGGGACGAAAGTTGGTGAGGATGCCGTATATTGCCCAAATGGCCATCGGTCGCAGGTAGTGACTGGCCCGAAATGTACCCACGGCGGTGATGGCTTCTGGGGTGCGGAATTGCAGCCCGTTGTTGTAAATTTGATTGATGACGGTGGTGCCGATCGCCCGTGCTTCCTCCCCCATTCCCATCTGCACCATAAACGCCGCTAAACCAAAATTAATCCCCGTCCACACTTCCAACGGATGGGTAGCATTGGGGTTTTCTGGGGAACCATCGGGCATCAACCCATTAGCGGCGCCAAATTCACCGTTTTTGAACTTCAAAAAACAGGTTTCATACACAGTGCGCAGGGCGGTTTTGGCTTGGGCTTCGGGGACAATATCAGGAAGCCCCAATAACCGGGCGTAAAACTGACCACATAACTGGTCTGCCATCACCACTTCCGAGCCGCTTTCATCCAGGCGATAATATTGCCCATTCCACAGTTTAGCTTCATACACCGGTTGCGCTTGGGCAAACCATTGGCGGTAGGTTTCAATTTGGGTTTGGATAACCTCCGGTTCGGGAATTGACCATTGGTTAATGGTGCGGATGGGGGGGTGGGTGATGAGGGTTTTGCCCATTGCTATGGCAGCTTGTAATGCGGCTAACCATAAACCGCCACAATAGGCACTGACTCCCTGCAATTTCCAGTCATCAAAAGTCTGGTCTGGTGCCCCAGAGTTTTCGGGAATGCCATCACCATCGGCATCAAAACTTTTCAAGTAATCCAAAGCCTGTACCACGGCGGGCCAGCAATAGCACAAAAACTCGTAATCATCTTCTCCCGATAGCAAGAAATCGCGATAAACTTGGAGGACAAAATCGCTGGGTAGGTCTTTCCAGAGATTACAATCCTGATAACTGGTATAATTGGTTTTGACCCAGGGATGTTCGTTGGGGGCGCCTAAATCGTGGGGGGTGGCGCCTTCCAGCTTGCGGATGGCTGTGGCTTGGTTATAGCCGATCGTCCGGGGGGTACTATCTTCTGTGGGGATAGCATCAGCAAAAGCCCGCAACACGGATTTTTCCAATTCTGGCCACAACAACAATAGGGCAAAAGAGCCATACAAACGCACGTCTAAACTCTCATACCAGCGATAGTCCAAACATTCTAGGACACCAAACTGGCCCTTGGGATTTGTCTCGTCAGCGGTACTCCAAATTGTACCCCCCCCAGTGAGGATATACAGCTCGTTAAATAAAGCCATTTTCATAATGGCGGGTAAGTCTGTGCGCGAGCATACCTCATCCTGCCAGAGTTGGATTTTTTCTCGCCAGAGTTGATAATCTTTTAAGCCGGTGCGGATGATGTTCCACACCCCTTGACCGTTGCGACCGAAAAAGTCAGTATAGCGGCGATAATACCACACCCCAGGGGCGAATTCGGTCACGGGTAAATCCCAAGCTAAAATAAAGGGAATTTTGCGGGTTTTGCCCGGTCGGAGGGTAAAACGCACGGTGAGAGCCACGGCGATGCGTTCCCCTGGTGCAGCGGGGGTTTCGTCTTCCTCATCCGGGAGACAACCATCTTTAGCAAAGGTTTTCCAGATTTCTGCACCGTTACCTGTAGGGTTCCAGCGGGTATGGTGATAAACTTCTACGGCGGCGTTAGTGATGGTGGAAATTGCCCATTGTCCGTCGCCTTCTCGGGGGCTAGTTCCTTGAGAAATTCCGGTCATGGAGCAGCCAAGACGGTGGAAGTCTTCGACTAACCGGTTAACATTGCCTGCACTGGCTCCCCAGCGGGTTTGATATTCATAAACTGGGGAACCGTCATCGCGCACAGTGACGCGAGCGCCTGTATATTCTCCCTCTTGTTCTTGGGCCACAGCGTTGGTAAACCAGCCTACCAGGTTTTCCCAAGTCAGCATGATGCTGAGGGTGATGGGTTCATCGGTGGGGTTGTAGGCTGTCCATTCAAAGGCAGCGATCGGATAGCTCGTTTCCTGATAGTTTCCGGGCAGAATGGGGGAAAACTGCTCGCAAGTTAGTTGGGCTTTGAATACGTTTTCATATTCAAACCAACTGCGGGGATACAAAGCGTGATAAGTCCCGGTTTTCTCCCCCGGTTCGGTTCCTTTTGAGGGGGGATACCATTGCCAACTGGAAAGGGAACCATCTTCGGGAGGTTCGGTACAGAGAGCATAGGCTTGTTTGCGCCCTTGGGCTTCTTCATAGATGCTGAATTGACAGGCACTCAGGCGCTGAAAACCATGCTCGCCGCCATCTAAATGCCAGAGGTTGAAGTCTCCCCGGGACGATCGGCCCAAGCAACCGGCGCCAAAACCGCCCAAGGGCATCCCGTGCCACGGACCGTCATCGAGATTGCTGGCGTAGCGCACGGTGTAGGGTTTTTCCCAACCTAAACCGATGGGACGGCTCCAAGTAATTTCAGGGATTTGTGAGCCAGTGGGTGTGTTGTTCATGTGCTGAGTTTGTTTCTATCCCGGCATTGTTTTCTATAAACATTTAATATTAACCGCCAATGGGGTGGCTCACCACAGGAGGATAAGGGAAGAAAATTTAGATATAGCACTTTGTCAAACGATTTGGTATTATCAAAGCCCCTCTCCCTTTCTGGGATCCGGGTTTGGGGTGAGGGCTGTCTTCGGCGATAGATGAGCAAATTGCTGTATTATCAGTCATTTTTTCCTTCTAAACGCTTGACGGCACTAGAGAGACGCTGGAGATATGGTTTGACAATCTCTCGATTTTGCTGTTGCAGTTTGTTGAGGCGCTCTTGGAGCTGGTTTACCTGCTGTTGCACCTGCGCCAACTCGGGCAGGGTTCTTTG contains:
- a CDS encoding GH116 family glycosyl hydrolase, whose amino-acid sequence is MNNTPTGSQIPEITWSRPIGLGWEKPYTVRYASNLDDGPWHGMPLGGFGAGCLGRSSRGDFNLWHLDGGEHGFQRLSACQFSIYEEAQGRKQAYALCTEPPEDGSLSSWQWYPPSKGTEPGEKTGTYHALYPRSWFEYENVFKAQLTCEQFSPILPGNYQETSYPIAAFEWTAYNPTDEPITLSIMLTWENLVGWFTNAVAQEQEGEYTGARVTVRDDGSPVYEYQTRWGASAGNVNRLVEDFHRLGCSMTGISQGTSPREGDGQWAISTITNAAVEVYHHTRWNPTGNGAEIWKTFAKDGCLPDEEDETPAAPGERIAVALTVRFTLRPGKTRKIPFILAWDLPVTEFAPGVWYYRRYTDFFGRNGQGVWNIIRTGLKDYQLWREKIQLWQDEVCSRTDLPAIMKMALFNELYILTGGGTIWSTADETNPKGQFGVLECLDYRWYESLDVRLYGSFALLLLWPELEKSVLRAFADAIPTEDSTPRTIGYNQATAIRKLEGATPHDLGAPNEHPWVKTNYTSYQDCNLWKDLPSDFVLQVYRDFLLSGEDDYEFLCYCWPAVVQALDYLKSFDADGDGIPENSGAPDQTFDDWKLQGVSAYCGGLWLAALQAAIAMGKTLITHPPIRTINQWSIPEPEVIQTQIETYRQWFAQAQPVYEAKLWNGQYYRLDESGSEVVMADQLCGQFYARLLGLPDIVPEAQAKTALRTVYETCFLKFKNGEFGAANGLMPDGSPENPNATHPLEVWTGINFGLAAFMVQMGMGEEARAIGTTVINQIYNNGLQFRTPEAITAVGTFRASHYLRPMAIWAIYGILTNFRPLS